One Argonema galeatum A003/A1 DNA segment encodes these proteins:
- a CDS encoding tetratricopeptide repeat protein has translation MSKNSRWTLTMQYRLTFINLFTATLILCVAANLVPNSYYRLFNSAKAQIAPLTPNLEADRLLEMGVVQAQNGELDDAADMFQRVLALSKYIGDRERQEISLSNLAVVYRQLGQSPKATEFYQQAFAVLRNPDILIKLAKVYQQSNNRLKALESYQKALAIYKQIGNSDRETDILTTIGDLDLELGLSSQALYAYEQALEIYRRQQNCRSEDKILKRMGQLYERIGQNNLAQQMDRLVVRQQGDRNRRCIDRIVRFPVTASPTMLRDNDSPSF, from the coding sequence ATGAGCAAGAACTCTCGCTGGACTCTTACCATGCAATACCGTCTAACATTTATCAACCTTTTTACCGCGACTTTAATCTTGTGCGTCGCTGCTAATTTGGTGCCAAATTCCTACTACCGACTTTTTAATTCAGCAAAAGCGCAAATAGCACCGCTAACACCCAATCTAGAAGCAGATCGGTTGTTAGAAATGGGTGTGGTGCAAGCGCAGAATGGAGAATTGGATGATGCTGCGGATATGTTTCAGCGAGTATTAGCTCTTAGTAAATATATTGGCGATCGCGAACGTCAAGAGATATCCCTGAGTAACCTTGCTGTTGTTTATCGCCAATTAGGTCAGTCCCCGAAAGCGACAGAATTCTATCAACAAGCATTTGCAGTTTTACGTAATCCAGATATCTTAATTAAACTCGCCAAAGTTTACCAACAATCGAACAACAGGTTAAAAGCTCTGGAATCTTATCAAAAAGCTCTCGCCATTTACAAACAAATCGGCAATAGCGATCGCGAAACAGATATCCTTACTACCATTGGCGATCTCGATCTAGAATTAGGCTTGAGTTCCCAGGCATTATACGCATACGAACAAGCATTAGAAATTTACAGAAGACAGCAAAACTGCCGCAGTGAAGATAAAATATTAAAGAGAATGGGTCAACTTTACGAAAGGATAGGTCAAAATAATCTAGCACAGCAAATGGATCGGCTAGTAGTTCGGCAACAAGGCGATCGCAATCGCCGCTGCATCGATCGAATAGTCCGATTTCCCGTAACCGCAAGTCCGACTATGCTTCGCGACAATGACAGCCCTTCATTCTAA
- a CDS encoding SDR family oxidoreductase, with protein sequence MSKIILITGATSGIGKETAKALARTDSTVVIVGRHEQKTQNATHEIKEFSGNSNIDYFITDLSLMSEVIKLAHQFKERYSRLDILINNAGVFLPEKIMTQENLETTFATNYLSPFLLTNLLSEHLKLSPQGRIINVSSGAYEDANFDFENIQAEKSYDGGMAYANSKLEIILFTLKMAKILQSTSVTVNSFNPGRVATDLNRLVQTQPNPNDKTPEEGAQTAIYLAISPDVRNINGNYFYLNKPILLSEKALNVEWQDKLWQISNSLIDRFI encoded by the coding sequence ATGTCTAAAATTATATTAATCACAGGCGCAACATCCGGAATCGGCAAAGAAACGGCCAAAGCTTTAGCTAGAACCGATAGCACTGTAGTTATAGTTGGTCGCCACGAGCAAAAAACTCAAAATGCGACCCATGAAATCAAAGAATTCAGCGGGAATAGCAATATTGACTATTTTATAACTGATTTGTCCTTAATGAGCGAAGTCATAAAATTAGCTCATCAATTTAAAGAAAGGTATTCCAGATTGGATATTTTGATAAACAACGCCGGTGTTTTCTTGCCTGAAAAAATTATGACTCAGGAAAACCTGGAAACTACTTTTGCTACTAATTATTTATCTCCTTTTCTGTTAACTAATCTCTTAAGTGAACATCTAAAATTATCGCCTCAAGGTAGAATCATAAACGTTTCTTCAGGTGCTTATGAAGATGCAAATTTTGATTTTGAAAATATCCAAGCTGAAAAAAGCTATGATGGGGGCATGGCATATGCAAACAGCAAGCTGGAAATTATATTATTTACTCTTAAAATGGCAAAGATTTTACAAAGCACTTCTGTTACTGTAAACTCCTTTAATCCAGGCAGAGTAGCTACTGATTTAAATAGATTGGTACAAACACAACCAAATCCTAATGACAAAACTCCAGAAGAAGGTGCCCAAACGGCAATTTATCTAGCAATTAGTCCAGACGTAAGAAATATTAACGGTAATTATTTTTATCTTAACAAACCGATATTGTTGTCAGAAAAAGCCTTGAATGTGGAGTGGCAAGATAAACTCTGGCAAATAAGTAACAGTTTAATTGACAGATTTATATGA